AGCGCGAGCATGTCGACGGTGTAGCCTTGCGCGATGCCGTTGGGGTCGAACTGCACGCACGGGGAGCTCTTGCGGAAGGTGAGCGCCGTTGATCCCGCTGTCCGTTCCCAGCTATCGGGGATGTAGATGCGCGGCATGCCCACGCATGGCATGAGGCTATCGACCGCAGCGGTGTCGAGGGCAGCACGGCCTTCCTTGCCCAGGCCCCATGCCCTCACCAGCGGCAGCACGGTAGGGTCGAAGGCGCCTTGCGTTCCGTTCCATTGCTGCTTCGAGAGCGCGAGCACCACTTGGAAATGGCGATCATCGGTGATGAAGCTATCCGCAGCAGCGTTGAATCGCGTCACCGTGCTGGTGCTGTCCCACAGGCTCAGGCTGCGATCGATCACGCGGAAGAGGCTATCCACGGGCATGGTGAGGTCGCGGCTCAGCGAGTCGAGGTAGGTGATGGTGAAGGTGGTGCCTTGCGCTTTGCCTTCGAGCCGGGTCCATCCGGGCTTCTTGGGGCCGCATGAACCTAGCGCGATTGCGAGTGCGATGCCGGCGATGGGGAAGGAGCGGATCATCGGGGATTCGTCGTTTGGCAAATCAAAGGGTCGGGATCCTCACAATTTCACGCTGAACGAGGCGAAGGGGATGCCGATGGAAACCACGCTGGAGATGTTCTCGC
The DNA window shown above is from Flavobacteriales bacterium and carries:
- a CDS encoding FAD:protein FMN transferase codes for the protein MIRSFPIAGIALAIALGSCGPKKPGWTRLEGKAQGTTFTITYLDSLSRDLTMPVDSLFRVIDRSLSLWDSTSTVTRFNAAADSFITDDRHFQVVLALSKQQWNGTQGAFDPTVLPLVRAWGLGKEGRAALDTAAVDSLMPCVGMPRIYIPDSWERTAGSTALTFRKSSPCVQFDPNGIAQGYTVDMLALLLRQRGIERFMVEVGGEVRASGLNDRGEAWSIQIDKPIDGDAHVQQTVVRLNDRSLATSGNYRKYVELNGKRYGHTIDPRSGRPAMNDLLSASVIADDCATADALGTALMVMGTDAAQEWLMAHREAEAYLISDDGKGGYAVWMTEEWPK